DNA from Branchiostoma floridae strain S238N-H82 chromosome 15, Bfl_VNyyK, whole genome shotgun sequence:
GGGTGCGAAATATTACAGtacgttgttgtttttatgGACTGACATGGCGCCAAAAGGGGATTTAGTGTTCATCCTTTGGATTATGATGATCCGTCGACCCACGGGGGATGTATTTCAGGTGAAAATAGAACTTCTGATAACAAATATAAAACAGACCCACTTGTAGAGAACAAATGAGCAGTCCGGTCTAATAGTGTGGTGTGTCACTTGATGGTGCATGGCCATATCCCCCTACAAACAGAACAACAAATATACACAGCAACACTTTTTTCCGTTCTATTTACATATATGGACACATACCCACTCCACTAACAAGACATTCCAACTTAGAAATTCTTGCCATGCGTTATTTGCTTGGATATTTTTACCACCTAATGTCTGCGCTGTTATCTTAAAATTACTAACACTTTCCTGTGTTATGATAAAAGTGTAAGATTATGTAGAGTGATAACTTTCAGCTGATTATGTAATCAAAACTGACAAACGTTTACATTTGAAGGGTAACAACAAAAGGGTCACAAATTGTTATGTAATGTTCTTCCATCGGGTTTTGAAGAAAACCTAATCTACTGTCACGAAATATCATTCTTAAGCGCATGTGTGCAACATATTACGTGTGCAATTTAGGACTTGGATAAATGGTGAAGTTGCATGGTCCTGTACAGTTAATTAAATGTCATAACGTATTACTCATAAGCGTACGTATACAGTGTATTAGAAAAGTTTGGAAATAAAAtggccatgttcatttgatttaAGGATGATTACAAGTTCTAATAGTTTAACGTTCTCAGCATTACATGGCAAACGATTGCATTTCTTTTATCGTAACTTATGCATCAAAAGTCATTAGACAGTTCCAAGGATGTCGCGCATGTTCATGAGACATGCTGAGATTACTGGGTGCAGAGCATCATAACCAGCGCGAGGGTGATCAAGGTCAGGGTTGTTGAATGTCTAATGACGTTGCTGTCTCCGACTGGTACAAACCCACAAGGTGGAACAGTGCTGCTGTCTGTATCCCCGTCTTGTACTTCGGCGTCTATTGTCCCGTGAAAGGACACCTCCCAGTCATGCAGGACACCTGCAAAATATATTGCAACGTCTTACATATTTTACAGCCAACTTGAATGATTCAGGTGCCTGCATTTTCTTAAAGAAGGGTATTATAGCTGCGAAGCAGGGTCTTGTTATTGTGCTGTTCTTTGTAATGCCATACCTATTTATACATACTACAGAGCTCTGCGAACTCTGATACGATGAAGATATCCATTAATAGTGCAGTGTGGAGAGTCAAACTTTATGTTTGACAACTCCAAGTATACAATTGAAACACACAATAGACCAATTTGCAAACCCAGCTGCGTATAGCAAAACCCCGGTCAAACCTATTCGCTGGAGATTGGAAAGCAAAATTGCAAGAGGACAACAATTCACCTGTACTGTTGAGTTGAGGATGGGTGTTTTCTACATGCAGAAGCCATGTTCCCTCCGCCCTCTCTCCCCAGTGGTGGATGGTCATGAAGGTCCAGGCCAGGTCCGGCTCCTCGTCTGTAGGCCTACCGGGAACGATGACGGACGTGGTGTTTTGAGGGGATGTTATCACGATCCTCAGGTGGCCGCGGTGAGGGAATGTGATGTTCACGGTCAACAGAACGTGTTCCAGATGCTGAATAGTTCGGTTCAGACAGCTTTGGGGAAGTACGGTGACATTTGCCTTGATCTGCTCATCGCTTTGAATCAGCCTTTACAAAAGAAAGTGGAGAATAAGATTCTATAATCATTTTCCATATAGCAGTAAACAATACTGTAAAGAATTAGCTACATTTATTTCTTTTACATCAGCCCAAGTATATGTTGTAGATCAACAACAATTTCTTTGTTGACCTATAATGATAGGGCAGACCAAAAAGTGGAAAAATCTGACATTGATTTTCTAAGATCTAGAATAATTCAGATTAAGCTACCAAAAGCTGCACTTTTCTGATTATCTATGATGCAAGTAAATGTTTATGGATAACTAGATGCCACTCTGGCAGGAAGAAAAGGTCACATTGCATTGCATAAGGACGTGGTTAATCGATTGAATAAATCTAAAGCCTACCTGTCTTCAAGCTGTTTATAAGTACAAACAACTTGCTCTGAAACGGACCTCCAGGTAGCAGCTAATGAGGTCAGCTTGCCGGCGTCAAGCAGTCCGAATCCACAGTAGTCGCTCACTGGTCAGATAAAGAACAAGAAAATAGGAATGTACATACATAGACCACCCCAGTGGAAGGTACAGCGTAAGATAACAGTTGTCACGTTGGTCGTAACAAATAGATTTCAAAGAAGGCAAACAATGTCTTTGAATCTTTCAGTATCTCCATCAGTTGGTGGTAATTTTGAATCGTTGGCAAAGATTAAGGCAAAAGGATGTAAAGGGCAATGTCGTGCATGGCATCTAAATAAGCTACTGGACTGGTTTAAAATAACACCATGTGACACATTGAAATTGCTGGTACTGATTGGACATGGGACTAGACTTAAAGTGGTCGTGATAGCAAAACAAAAGATCCTATTCAACAAAACAGCGTTATTCAATGGACATGAACGCTTGCACCAAGTGTACCCTTCTGGTGTTGCTGAACACTAGACCATGAATTGTTATGTATTTAGCTGTTCCAAATACTGCCACATTTAGCTAGCAAGCATATACTGTATAAACAACGTTAATAAAACATACCCCTAAACCCTGCAGCGTTTGTTTTCCATGTTTGCCTACAAATACCGTTGCTGTTTGAAGTTCTCGCAATCATGTGCTGGACATCACGTGCTGATAGTGCGTTGCTATAATATAACGAATATGTAAATATATGGTCCACCCTGTCATTCGGTGAAAACATAAAAGATCAAATGATCTCTCCAGTCAAGAAACTGGAAATAAACTGAAGTTTACGTGGTAATGTAATACAAGACGTTAATATATTGATATAAGATGTTAATATTTGTGTTTTGTGTAGGTGCAAAGACAATCAATCGAGCAACTTACTTTGCACTTAGAACTAGTGATATGACGCCAGACCCTATTGCAACAGCCGCGGAGGTCCCAGAGAATTTTGTGCTACAGGAATCAGGACCGATAGGCACCACCTGTACAATGAAAATTTTGATAATCAAATGCAAATGTCTCCGTGGTATAGCCGATATATGCCTTGAGGTACAATGCATTTCCTTAGtacatatcaaatataattCAACGATAAGTGGTCACTCAACCGTTAGGATTGGACAATTGCACACTGCCAACATCCTAAAGTACCAAAGTATAGTTGTGGTGTGAGCGGCATATTACTTAAGGAGTCAATACAGTCTCTAAGGAAAACTTTTATTCGTCAAAGTGGCAGTCACATGCATTTCATACATCGAGTTACTTGCACAGTACTATATTATCCTAAAATCCGTCATGTTATAGAACGTACCAAAGTTGCGTTCTTCTCGCCATATTCCCTGCTGTAGGTGACCCCAAATATGCTGGTGCACGCTTCATCGTAGTTAGCAAGACTCCCGTCCTTCAGCACTGCGCTGATGCCGATTGTGTAGATGTTGTTGATGTAACCGTTGTAGGCACAGCTGTCGCCGTACGGCCCGCCGTTACCAGCAGAGAACACGTAGATTGATCCTTTCTCACCTCGGCCCTGACAAAAGAAGATTCGCTATTATAGATCTATTATAAGCAGGTTTTCTTTTTAAGGCTTTGCTGTTCCTTATTAGGTTCTTCGATTCATTAGAACACTATAGAATCCTGGGAATGGACATCAGTTGAGGACCAGCCTTCCATTTCTCTCATTAACTTCGCGGAATACGAGGTAAACAACTAATGTGGGACAAAAAGTGCACCTATATCTCTTCTTGTTGTATCCTTCCAGTGTAATAATAAGATGATAAACAGTGTTAAGAAAGCATGATAAATAGTTGACTACTTTTCTATCACCCAAGTCTAAATGGAATGTCTTACTATTTCAGCCGATCTCTTCATCGCTGCAAGTGTAATAGGTCCAGGGCCCCCTAACGCATTGGTGTAGTCGGATGGACCAAAGCTGCACGAGTAGATGCTGATATTGTTGGAATTGTGACTTAAGGCCATCGCTTCATCAGCGTCAGTAAGGTCAGCTACGGCACTGGCAAATAGCTGTATTCCTGAAATATAAGATTAAAAATGTCTTAAATTTCCACACACAGATATACTACTGGGGTTGCATCCAATTTTTTTATAGAGACATAGCATCGTGCAGTTGGGTAAATTAGGTACATTGGTACTACGTTTTGCCGGATGCGGGTTGTGTTTTCTTTGGTAGCACCGCCTTAATCCTGCCATATGTTGTTTCTTAACAGTTCATCAGCAAAGCCAAAATATCTTGACAAAAAACAGCACTTGAATGGGCCTGCATACGTTAATTAGTTTGCTTTCCTTCTATCACTGGTAGATGgttgtaaagaaaaacaaaacaagtaacTAATAGTGAAAACACTAATACTGAAAATGTGAATGTTAACAAATGTAGACCTTACCTGCTATTTTGGCTTTAGGTGCAACTCCGACGCCACAAAACCCGTTGTTTGCTTTTGCTGCAATTATTCCTGCGCATCTGGTGCCATGACTGtgaatgatatgatataaaaaacGATAGTCAAAATGatagccagggctcgaaatacccacctgcatatgcaggttagtacaggtAGTTTGGGAGCTGTGCAAGTATTTATGGTGTCtacatgcacctaacctgcagtggtccatgtactgggttttatacattaattttcaatgttacctgcaccagtgtatGATATCCATTTTAGTATTGCACACTGCCACACCAACCCATAAggaaaaaatgatataaaatataaGCTGTGTACTTCTTCCCATAGTCTCACTTTTCTTTTATATTGAGTTAAGTTCACCTTAAAGTCCGGAGTGACGAACTAGTCGTCCTCATAAAGTGATAGTAAAAAGCAAGTTTTGATTCGACTTAATTTGAGATCATTCCGTTAAATCACGATCGTGCAACTTTAGATGCAGCCTATACCTGAAGACGGCATCTGACGGTGTTGGGTCCGACGAATCTCCGATTATGCTGTAGGATAAACCTTCGGCCTACAAAGTAAGATGACAAATACGATTGATAAATCGCTCACAGATATATTACTGGGGGTAGTAGCTACTATTGGACATCACATGGGAATTAAAAGTCTACAGTTTTCTTAAATCAGGACTTGTTCATGACATTGTCAGAATAGATTTTGTGTAGCTctagacacacacaaaactgacacaaaaaGCTCTTGAAGATCTATGTCTTTTTTGCAAATCATCTGTTCACAAAACTGATAGGCAAACAGTTGCCTAATATGTAAGAGCTATCTATAAAATGTCCTCATACTTACAATGTTCGGCCCGAGATCAGGGTTCTCCGAGAACACGCCGTCATCCACCACACCGACTACAACTCCTTGACCATGGTGGCCTCTATTCCATGCCGGCAGCACGTTCATATGAACGTCTCCGCAGTACTAGTAAGGAGCGAAATTAGTATTAACAGTATATATTGAATGGAATAATGTAGTTGAAACGTAAATACCATATGCCATATCGCATATTTGCATATGTGATATGTATGAGAAGGAATATATTTGGCACCAAAGGCCGTACAGTTGTATTGTGTACTTCAACACATTTCCAAATGATATGAAATCATTATTTAACAGTAGATTGGTGATTTTTGTCTGGATTTCACTTAATGTTGAGTGCAAAGGTCAAACCATACATTACAAGTATCACTAGTATTACAATCATGTTATGCATATACGGTACCAGTCAGGGAAACGTTAAACTTACCAAGTAAGTCTGTAGGTTGTTCTGCCAATGTTCGTCGTTAAAGTGTGGTACAATATAGGTCTGGTTGGCATTTTCTTCAAGAGAGTAAAGATGTCTTTCACGAGGAATTTGTTGTTGGAACCATTCCACCTTAATCAAAAGAAGAACAAACATTACATCGTcgataaaaaatgtatttttttaagaaagaaaCTGAAGAAAGGCATAAGGGTAATAAATTCAATGTACCTTTGATTCAGCGTTGACGAGTGCTCTTCTTATGTCTACAGTCATTCTTTTGTCATGTCTTTCTCTGAAGAGGTAGTAATCTTCAAAAATCTGGAAGTATCAACAGTTACCTTTTTTCAATGTATAGAATAAGTGCTACATTGAACGGTCTGAACCACATGTCATTCCAAAACAACTCAATCTGGTAGCTTTGATATCAGCTGTGCCCACCATTTCATGATGGATTTCAAATCAACAGCAAATCAACAACGGTTGACCCTTTTCTAATCTATACTGAAAGAAGTAAGATGGATGATTCTTGAATGTACCTacatgtttgacataaactatgTCCATACTCTCTGCCAAAGCTTTGGCCCCCTTCTCTCCATCATGCAGTTGAACCGCCCATGTGTTTGTCGGACGACTTTGCGATGCAAAAATACCAGAGCAAATGCACATCCACGTAAGACCGTAGACCAACAGTGTCATctggaaatatttacaaatagaAACGATTGTAAGCTATATCTCGTTTCGCAGAAACTTTAACACTGAGGGAAACGTAGCAATTGGTAAGAAAGCATAATACCAACTGAAATATCGGTAAACATATGGTAACATGTTTTACAAAGGTCATTCTCCACATATTCTATCCATGCTgtgcacaaaaaaaaacattttgtgttgttttgaaaaGTGAATAAGTACAGAAGTAGCCCACTGGCGGCGGCACCATAGGTCGTGGGGGTGATGCCCCCAGGATAAAATTagctgaaacacacaaaatcaagctAAAACCCTTTTATATATTTTCACTTCTGGAATTTTCATCATATCTCGCTActctactggcaaaatttgcccctgaaaaacaaggaaatgacgtttcagcgggtccagatttcaaaatttcgaaGGACCTCCCTTGCGAGGACTCGCGCCTTCGGCACTGGATATGGTGGGctggagcgtcgtcccccacgaCCAATTATTCTAGGAGAAATTTTATTATAAAACTTAGCTTTATTTGCAAGCAAAATGTTCTcatcaaatgcaggaaatggcattttaaGTGTCCTGATTTCAATATTTCTCCAGAACTACCTTGCGACGGTTTGCGTCTTTGGGGTTCATAACGatgtagtgcaaaatatgttggtagatggtctagatttcaaaatttcccagaATCTACCTTGCCTTCGCCGCtcgaaatggtgaaaatatggtTGGTGGCGTCAccctcaataactaaagctTACAACTAATTgccattgaagttagcttaatCTGGCAGCAAGATTTGCCCCTTAAAATTCACGAAacagcgtttcagagggtttagatttgaatTTTTTCCGGGGGgaatgcccccggacccccaaaAGGGTCACGCCTCCGGCAAGACgactcgggccttcggcccttaATTAAGTGATATGACAAATtttcgcccccacaactaaaaaatggtgccgcTGCCTCAGTAGCAGACGTATACTGTAGTGAAATAGCAGTTTAGATAAATCTTCTCCAATCTAAAATACCAATCCGAGTAAAAGAGGCAGTgccaaaacacagaaagtgttcCAAATAACGGTTTAAAAATTAATAGGTGTGACGTCGAAGGGCATTTAGACCGAAGGAGGAAACGTACGCAGTAATGGCTAATGCTGCACGGACATGTTTTTAGATCTAGTTCAACAATAACCTGCTTGTCTAAATCACAATAAAAGGTTAGCTTCTAATGGCAGTTGCTTGCTTTCAAACTAACAAAGAATCATGATGCtatatggaaaaatgttgttgttagCCTTGTGATACATATAGCTACAATATTTATTCTTGTGTCGTACTGTACAAAACATAATGTACACAATTTTATCACGTAGACAATTCTTGACATCGTAGAACACTTACTTTTTCAGAAATTAAGTAAATGAAGTTGTTTTCCTGACACTGACGACCTGAAACGCTTACCTTTACCGGCTGGTGTCGTAGTGGCGTTAAATCTTATACCTTACAACTCTGCGTCCCCGCTGCCGGTTGCCCTCTTGTGCAAATGTCTGTTTAAAATTTAACTAAACTGCGGCATACCTCAGGTTGTGCAAACAATGATGTCATTCCATTCTCCGATAAAGTTAGCTGTTTAGCACGCTAAACAAGCAACCCTCCTCAAAAGAACTCGAGGCTCTGACATTAATAGGCACATGCATTACATACAGGACACCCACTGATCATTTAATCAACCTAATAAACAAAGCCAAGAGTCCCAATACAAAACCTGCAACGCTCGAATGACAGGGTACCTGACCGGGTAAAGACCGCCTGACATAATATTTGCTTCTTGCGTCATTTTCTTGGAACTGGATCAAACGCAGATCATATTTGTGTTTACACTGTTATCGAACAAAGAAACATGTGTCTAATCTAACAAGGAAATTTACTCTATGAAAAAAGAGTGCGAATGTTTTATTAAGGTGTGGCCAAAAAGAACTATGAAAATTATGACGTGATAGCTTGGTGTGAAAAGGCATGATCAGTATGTTTTTCCCCGTTTCATACTTTTGCAAAAGGTCAAATAATTCCGTCGTCGTCAaaactcggtggttttattccgTGGTTACAGCAAaagaccaggcgttatgacaccatatacatcTCTTGGCGGGTCATTCACCCTTAGTTATTCAATGTGTATTATTATAATGGGAACTTAAGACATTAATTTCTTGCTCCGCTTGAGCTAAACAACCGAAGTTCCTGAACACTATTAAGGAACACAGGTGAATGACTGTCtctaaacacatgtacacagacagGCATAGTCCTGTTTCTGAACGCCATGTATGACCGAAGGCatattcaaaataaaaacaaaaacacgatAGAAGAAGGTTTTATGATTCAGTGTTTGGAATGAAAAGGTAACATACAGCTAGTGGTAAGTGTATGATCATGTTCAAAGCCTACACTTTGTACAGTACCTCAGGTAGGATTTTATGACAGCGCGGTAGCAAACCACGCATACAAAAAATACGATTTACcacaaataacaaataaatcaaagtACAGTCTACAAATCCCCTACATATAACAGGGATGCTACCATCCAACCCCTCCAATCGTTGAAAGAAATACAACATAATTGCCATACTACTACCTTTACCGTGGTTACGATAATACATTGCGAAACTTGTGTGCTCATGCTGAAACTTACTGTTGTGAAAATAGCTCAAGTAAATTGTTTGTAATACGTTTTGCGGGGTCGCTAGGGAGTGGTAAAATCGCTGGCTTGGAGGGGGGAataaatcacacacacacacacacacacacacacacacacacacacatactacacatacatacatagtttTGTAGGCAATTGgcaatgaaatcattttcttaGAACTAGTGCTTTGTCAGACCCGGTGTGTGttcaaaatacaaagaaacatcTCGATCTTACGCAACAAGGAAACGTCATTGGggaaaaacaagattttaaaCTTTGATCAGAAGGCAATCTGTCTAGCCAACATAATAAATGCATGCTTAACAAATCAAGCATGTTCATAAAATAACTTAGCGCACGCGCGTTAAGAGTGAGAAGCATGATAGTTGCGAAGTGTGCAATACTGTCTTCTATATGCTCCCCTCTAGTGCATTCACGTATTAAACTTGAGGTCATGACTAATAAAAGAAAGGGCATTTGTCTAAAATATTACAGGTAAATTGTTTTAAAAGTCAGCCTCAATATCGACCTGATATTTAGGAAAACGTAATGTGATTTGGTATATTTCCAAACATGTGAAGtctaaagaatttttttttgagcCATGGATATGAATATGTAGACTCCATTGGATACGATACGGACAACTACAAACTCGACAAAGTCAAAAATATCATTGTTCTGGAGTTGTATCTGGGCCATCAAAGTCTTGTTTTGCCAGTACCTACTTCTATGTCTACCCTGTCCTCAGCTTAGCAGCTGGGCTGACAGATTATCGGCAGCCAGGACACTGTCGTACAGCACTGAGGGGGGAGTTAGGGACCACCTATCACCCGACGGGGCTGATTTGTAATGGCCTGAAGGCTGGCATTTGGCGCTATGACAATTGCCCCGGGTGCGGCTAATTGAACTGTatggttttgaaccactcacaccgggaagaacCTCtaactcttttcgataagtgtgaaaGGAATAACGTACTTGAGTTGAGGTGTGGCTtttctcaaacacgggaccttcatttaacgtcctatccgagggaccgccctagctgaagctaggtactcatttttcccCTGATTAAattgaggaaagtcatgtcaagtgcatttcccaagggctcaagatcggtgacatgacaGGTTTTGAAACGATGACGAGATCTCGGCACACTCACAATTTGGACGGGCATTCAAAGACGACCACGGTTATACTATGAAGATCCCTCTTGAACGGTCCGTTGCTATGGAAAATAAATTTTAGACTCTCCAGGCCCTTTCACACGGTCAAGTACATTGAAATCTAATACGCTTTTATCGGCTGCCTTCTTATCGACGCAAGCAATGTGAGTTATGATATCTTATCTGAATTCTCTATATCCTTGATATTCTTTACTATACCATGCATCATTTTAACTTAACTGACACAAGTCTGGTCGAAATCGACATTTTACTCAAATCAGTACAGCAATATAACTCATCTCAACGCGTAAATTCGATCCGACCAAAGTCGATAGGAGTTAGCATTCTGCCATCTTTAGTTTTCTTAGGCCCTGTAGTTTAACTTAATTTATTGCACTTTATGAAGCGTCGAACATGTTAACGATCACAATGTCTTTGTCTCGAAAATGCTTGGGGTTGGGTTTTTTAATTAGGGCAGCTGGCCGGGTAAAGACCGCTCGGCGTAATTTCCTACTTGCATCATTTTCTTGGAACTGGATCCAACGGAAACTATGTCCGTGCGTACACACCTACCgaacaaagaaaactttcaGCCTTATCTAACAAGGAAACTTCCGTCATGAAAAATAAGAGTGGGGAAGTTTGTGTAAGACGTGTCGGCAGAAGATAGTAATGTATAAGTCTGAGTGAAAGCGTTGGCAAAAAGAGATATTGAGTTCTAGTTCTAAACGTAAATATTTTAGATATTGCTAATTTATGTTGATTTGGATAATAGTTAAATGAACGTATACTGATAAGTGCTTTTTAGACAGGAACATCTACTGCAAAAGTAATAAAGTCACAGTGGCTATCTGCAGTAGATTATgtcgcacaaacacacaacaacatgcacacacacgcacacgcacacacacacacatacacacatgcatgccaTCGTTGTTCTGGAGTTGTATCTGAGCCGTCAAAGTCTGGTTTCGCTACTTTTTTCTTTGTCTACCCTGTCCCCAGCTTAGCAGCTGGGCTGACAGATTATTATCAGCCAGGATACTGTCGTACAGCACGGAGGTTGTTAGGGACCGACTATCTTCAGGCGGGGCTGATCGTAACGGTCTGGAGGCTGCCATTCTGCCCTACGGTGACCTCAATACTGCCCTGGGTGCGGCCGTTGAACTGCATGGTTAGGAACCATTTTCCCCTGAGTGAAGTGAAccaagttgtgtaaagtgcctttatTTTCCATGGGAACAacatcggtgacacggcaggtttCAAACCCAGGACGCGATCTCACTCTCGGAATTTAGATGGGAAATTCAAAGAAGATCACGGCTGTACCGTGAAAACCTGAACCCTCTTGAAGTGTCAATTACGACCTAATACAAATTTTAGACTCTCTAGATTCATTTGCACGGCAAAGTACATTATTCATTAACATTCTAATATAATCTTAGCGTCTGCCTTCTTATCGACGCAGGcaatatgttttatttgtatgttttttaagTCAGGGCAGCTGACCGGGTAAAGACCGTTCGGCGTAATTTGCTTCTTGCATCATTTACTTGGAACTGGATCCAACGGAAACTATGTCCGTGCGTACACACCTACCgaacaaagaaaactttcaGCCTTATCTAACAAGGAAACTTCCGTCGTGAAAAATAGGTGTTGGAATGCTTCTGTTAGACCGGTCGGTAAACATAATAACCTGTGTTCGCAAATTAGAGATATTGACTTCAAATGTTTGATATATtgctaaggccccctttccactagacggcgatcgcgctgcgctctcactgcgacctaaataggatatgtttacccttcgatttcacacttggtatatcatacaaaacgtacaagtgtgattgaaaagacaacaaaacacacaaagtgtaaacaaaTTCGTTTCtattctatagaattcgttgagcgttcTGTCAAAAAactaggtcacagagagagcgcggcgagagctccgtccaagtggaaagggggtataatgaATGTTAGTTAGTCGTGCTGCACCCATCATATGTTGGGAAGTATATGTCGGTACTGTTTTCACTGTGCTACTTTTGTGTTAATTTCCTTGAATAACCCTATAAAGTTACATCTGATTATAAAGCTTCAGGTCTCgactttaaaaaatgtagcTTAGTGAAAACAATACCCCTACTTTCCAAAAGGGTCTAAAATGCCCTGAATTGGGAAAAGATGTATGGTGGAAATTTGCCAGCAAAACAAGGgttaattttgattttttttttaaataaacgTATATTGATAATTATTTTCTTGGAAAGAAAATCTGCTGTAAATGTTTATATCTATTTTTTGTCACGCATCATGATGCGATGAAGATTTTGCTAAAAACTAGCACTATTGCCAGTAAGTAACTTTGTAAGTTTAAACAAGTCATGCAGATGGAATTGATGTACTCATCATTTCAATTTATGTCGTCATCATTTCAGTTAAATGGCCTGAGATTTAAAACAAATTTGTgaagtgacaaaaatgaaatgtcaGCGATTCGTTTGTTTACTCTGTAGCTGTGTCATCACTCTTTAGTCATATTTGCACAATCGTCAAGGAAGTATTGCCTTCCAAGAAACTGTAAAACGAAGAACTTGATTGGTCGGTCTGTTGGTTGATGAATCAGCCGATTGTTTCAAACCTGTATAAATCGGGAGCTCCGCGAAGCTTCTGGCATACCACTTCTATCATCGAAAAAGTTGCTGTGACTGACTCTTCATCCGAAGTAACCGAGTGTCTTCAAGTTTATCATGGTACGTTGAGCTCTTACATTCTATctttgatttctgaaattacCGCACACTTTCTCTCAAACAACCACTCCGAAACTCGTGATAAAACAGACTGTGACTCTCTCCACAGGCCGGATTTCTGCTCCTCTCCATCCTGGCGGTTTTGTCTACCGTCCACGCGGCACCCACCTGTACGTGTGAAGAGAAGGCTTCTTCCACTCAGGTAAGGAGGACACGGTACTTTTCTCTTTACAATATAGGTCATGCTTTTTTGTACTGTCTGAGCGTTCAATCTGTCAGGCAATGAAGCCCACAATCTTAGTCGTTTTAATCACACAATTCCATATGCTGCAGTAGCAATTCTATTTTTGTTCAGGTGATATCTTATTAAGAAGCCAGAAGTCAAATGtctttcagactcttgttcCGAATGTATTTCTATGCTTGCTGTGCCtgatttatgtttttgttaaaaTTGCAGCAGTACACTGTCCAAATCAACGAAGAAGGAACCATCTTTAACCAAGTGACTGATGTGGACCGGGAAAACCAGATCCT
Protein-coding regions in this window:
- the LOC118432114 gene encoding proprotein convertase subtilisin/kexin type 6-like: MTLLVYGLTWMCICSGIFASQSRPTNTWAVQLHDGEKGAKALAESMDIVYVKHIFEDYYLFRERHDKRMTVDIRRALVNAESKVEWFQQQIPRERHLYSLEENANQTYIVPHFNDEHWQNNLQTYLYCGDVHMNVLPAWNRGHHGQGVVVGVVDDGVFSENPDLGPNIAEGLSYSIIGDSSDPTPSDAVFSHGTRCAGIIAAKANNGFCGVGVAPKAKIAGIQLFASAVADLTDADEAMALSHNSNNISIYSCSFGPSDYTNALGGPGPITLAAMKRSAEIGRGEKGSIYVFSAGNGGPYGDSCAYNGYINNIYTIGISAVLKDGSLANYDEACTSIFGVTYSREYGEKNATLVVPIGPDSCSTKFSGTSAAVAIGSGVISLVLSANNALSARDVQHMIARTSNSNGICRQTWKTNAAGFRVSDYCGFGLLDAGKLTSLAATWRSVSEQVVCTYKQLEDRLIQSDEQIKANVTVLPQSCLNRTIQHLEHVLLTVNITFPHRGHLRIVITSPQNTTSVIVPGRPTDEEPDLAWTFMTIHHWGERAEGTWLLHVENTHPQLNSTGVLHDWEVSFHGTIDAEVQDGDTDSSTVPPCGFVPVGDSNVIRHSTTLTLITLALVMMLCTQ